The Natronosporangium hydrolyticum nucleotide sequence CCGCCGGCCCGTTCCCGGGGCCAGCGCGGGCGGATGAGCAGCAGTAACACAGCGACCATCGCCACCAGGAACGCCTCGGCGGCGAGCACACCGGCGAGCCCCAGCGCCGCCACGAGCAACCCGGCCAGCGGCGGTCCACCGATTCCGGCGGCCCGGTCGGCGAGCTGGCGGACGCCCGCCACCTGGCCCATCTCGCTAACCTGCCGCAGCTGGCGGGGGAAGGCGAAGGTGGCCGGGTTGTACATCGACATCGCGGTGCCCGCGCCCAGCGCGACCGCCAGCAGCAGCCAGATCGACGCCCCGGTGGTCAACAGCACCGCTAGTCCGCCCAGCATGACCAGGAGCAGCAGCAGGTTGGCCGCGACCATCACCCGGCGCGCCTCGGTCCGGTCCACCAACGCGCCGCCGAGCAGCCCCAGCACCGCCTGCGGCAGCACCGCGGCAGCACTGACCAGGCCGACCTGCGCAGGTGGGGCGACCTGCGCAGCGGTGTAGACCAACCCCACCATGATCATGGTGTCGCCCAGTGACGACAGGCCGTGGCTGGTGACCCAGCCGAACAGGCGGGCGTCCCGGCGCAGCGGCGGCAGCGTGGGATCGGCGGTCGCCGTCGACGTGACCGGCGCGCTCATCGTGGCGCCGCCGGGCCCGCCGCGGCCGGATCGTCGGGGAACGCGTACAGCAGAATTAGGAACGGTCGCCGCTCGCCGCCGGCCGCGGGCGGATCGGCGCTGCGCTCGGCCCACCGGCCCAGCACCGCGTTCAGCTCGGCCTGTGCGGCCCGGGCCTCCTCCGGGGTGAGCGAGAGGAACGACCTGGTGATCGAGGATGCCTCCCGCCACGCCGGGTCTTGTTGATCACCCGTCTCGAGGTGCCGGCGGAGGCGCTGCAGATCCCCGCCCACCAGTTGGTGACTGAGCTGTTCGGCGATCGCCCGGTCCGCCGGGTCGTCGAACAGGTCCGGGTCCCAGTCGGTGCTCTCCATCACCGCCCGCCACCAGCTCTCTCGCCGGTCCCGGTTGAGCTCCGGCGCGCGGACCACCCAGCCGCCCGTGGCCAACTCTCGGAGGTGGTAGCTGACCTGGCCGGGGTCGCAGTCGGTATGGCTGGCCAGCGTGCCCACCGTGGCCGGGCCGCGCTGCATCAGCAGCCGCCACAGCCGTTGCCGCAGCGGGTGCGCCAGCGCCCGGAGCGCCGCCGGGTCGTCGATCCGCCGCCGCTCGCGCGGCCGTTCGCCATCCACCATGCCGAACACCGTACGAGCGGACCGAGAGATGCACAAGACTCCTACTGGATCTTACTAAGTTAGATATATGCGCTCGATGCGGCAGGTCGGCTTCGGCGTTCACGGGCTGGTATCCACAGTGCCGAAACGGCCCGAAGCTGCTTCAATGGGGAGACAGAAAGCCGCATCGGCGCTCACATGGGAGGCCAGTGCTCAACGCCCGCAAAACTCCCCGCCAGAAGCGTTCCCGCGAGACGGTCGCGGTGATCATTGAGGCGGCTGCGCAGGTCTTCCAGCGCGAGGGGTACGCGGCCACCACCACCAACAAGATCGCCGAGCGAGCCGGGGTGTCCATCGGGTCGCTCTACCAATACTTCCCGGACAAGGACGCGCTGCTGGTTACGCTGGCCGAGCAGGAACTCGCCGCCGCCACCGAGGTGATCGAAGGCTTGCTCGCCCAGCTCGGCGCGGCCGGGACGTCCGGTGCGGAACTGCTGCGGGAGCTGGTGTACGCCACCGCCGCCAGCCACATCGAGCAACCCCGACTGCACCAGCTTCTCTTCGACGAGGCACCGCGGCTGCCGGCGCTGGTGACCCGTTTCCGGCTGACCGAACGACGGCTCGCCAAGGCGCTGGCTCCGCATCTTGAACGCTCCGGCGAGGCCACTGCCGACCGTGAACTCGCGGCGCTGCTCGCGATCCAAGGCATCGCCGCCCAGTTGCACGGCGCCGTGCTCGATCCACCCGAGGGCTACACCTGGCGGGACTGCGTGGAGCAGATCATCACAATGTGGAGCCGTGCCCTACAGCTGGGCGAAGCCCAGTCGGAGCCCCGCCACCCCGGTCCGATCCCCCCTGCCCAGCGGTCCGGCTGACCCGCCACCCCGTCATCCCCACAGTACGATCGCGAGCGCGCCCGCGCCGAACGCGGCGCCGAGCCCGGCGGCGACGCTGGCCACCACGTTCAAAATCGCGTAAAGCCAGGAGCCGGTCTCCAGCAGCCGCATGGTCTCGTAGCCGAAGGTGGAGTAGGTAGTCAACGCGCCACAGAAGCCGAAGCCGACTCCGGCCATCACCAGTCCCGGCACCGCGCCGGCGATCGCCCCGGCCGCGACGAACCCGAGGATCGCCGATCCGACCACATTGACCGCCCAGGTCCCCCAAGGAAACGCCGAGTCGAACCACGACTGCACCCACCGGTCGGCCAGGTAGCGGGCCGGCGCCCCAAGCATGCTCCCGGCCAGGACCAGCAGCCAAGTAGCGGCCGTCATGCGTCACCCTGCCGACCGACGGCCTGGACCAGCTCGGCCCGTCCCCCGATCCCCGCCGGGTGGACCCCGGCCCGGCGGCGGATGACCCATCGAGTGCCGGCCATGCCGGCGGCCACCGCCAGCAACCCGGCGACCGCGGTGCCGGCGAGGTAGAGCGCTGCCGTGCGCACCGCGGCCTCCTCGATCAGGTGCTGCGCCTCCACCATATGAAACGAGAAGGTGGTGTAGCCGCCCAGCACCCCCACCCCGAGGAACGGGCGCACCAGCCGGTGCCCGCCCCACACCTCGGTGACCAGCACCATCAGAGCGCCGATCAGGAGACACCCGGAGACGTTGACGCCGAAGGTGGTCCACGGGAACGCTCCCGGCTCAACCGGCGCCCACACCCCTAACCCGTACCGCGCCAGGCCGCCAACGCCACCGCCGAGTGAGATCATCGCCAGCACCGACCACGGCGCCCGCCGCAGCTCCCGACGCTGTCGGGCGACCCGCAGGTCGACATCCGAATCGACCGGCATCGCTGCTTTCGCCTGCTCGCTCAACGTCACCCCTGCCAGCTAGATGGACATCTGCCCGGCAGGGACCGTTGGCGGCACGAGACCGCAGATTATCCGCACTGTAACCACGCGGATGCGGTGAGCCCCACCACCGCTACTCAACGGGCCAGAGTACCTGTCGCGTAGCCGTTATGCCGATGTCACCCGGTTGCACGCGTGTGATGTGCTTCCCGAGTCCCTTTCACAACGTGCGAAAACCAGAGGAGCGGCTTCGGTGGGCAGGCGCGCAGGTAGAAGATCCGGGTCCAGTCGCGGTGGGAGATCACCTCGTCGCCAATCAGCCCGCCGGTCGTCGCCGGTCGCCAGGCGCTCGTCCGGCGGCGGCCTACGGTTCGGTGGCCGCCGGTTCGGTGGGCCCCGGGTTGGTGGGCCCCGGATGGGGGGTGGCGGCTTCGGCTACAGCCGATACCGCCGCGGCAACGCCGGGTGCGGCTGTATCGGCGCGATCGTCGCCGTGGTGGCGTTGTTCGTCGTCCTGCTGGTCGCGCTGATGCTGCTCGGGGTCTTCTCGCTCAGCCTGTAACGACCGGCCAGCAGTTGGTGTTGCTCGGGTCGCGACGCCCCCGCCCCGGCTCAGCACCCACCGCTCAGGTGCCGGCGCAGAAACGCCGCGATCCGCGGGCGGGCAGCGGCCGCCGAGGACTCGTCGTAGCCGATACCCACCACCCGCATGACCCTCGCGACCGGGTCCCGGTGATCGTTGAGGAATCCGTGGCCGGCCGCCGGATACTCCATGACGTCGTGCTCGACCCCCGCGCTGGTCAGGGCCTGATCGAGCCGGCCGGCGGCGCCCCGGGCACCGGGAGTCCAATCCCGGCCCCCGTAGCTGGCGACGATCGGGCAGGCGCCGCGGAGCAGTGTCGCGGCGTCCGATGGCACCGTCCCATAGTTGATGGCGGCTGCCGAGTACCCGGGCCGCGGTGCGAGGAGGAGCGCGAAGCCACCACCCAGGCAGAATCCGATCACCCCGATCCGGCCAGTGCAGGCAGGCTCGTCGGCCAGCCTCGTCCGGGCCGCCGCAAGCTGTTGGAAGGCGGTGCCGTCCCGGGCCAGCGCGTCGCGGATGAACGCCCGCAGGCAGCGACCGGCGCCGCCCCAGTGGAACAGGTCGGGGGCGAGCGCCAGGAACCCTTCCGAACTGAGCCACCGTGCCTGCGCTCGTAGGTCGGGGCTCATCCCCGCGGCGTCATGGACGATGATGACGCCGGGCCAGGGTCCGGCGCCCACGGGCCGGCTGAGATAGGCGGGCATCCGGCCGGTGGGCGAGGGTACGACGACGTAGCTCGACCGGGCCGTGGCCGGCTGCTGCTCCAGATAGTCCCGGAACCGTTGCCAGGTCTGGCGTTCCTGGCGCTGCCCGAGCCGGCGCAGCAGGGGTCGCACCAACATGAGTGGACCGCGCGGGATCAGATCCCACGACCAGTGCAGGACCGTGCCGTCGGGGCTGGGTTCGATCCGGAGCTCCCCCACGACATCGAGGCCCGGCGCATGGGTACGCGAGCCGAGGCGGACCGGTCGTTGGTAGTCGGTCAGCTCGATCGTCATGGTGCGGGTGGGGCGGGTAGCGAGGTCGGCCTCGAACCGCGTACCGGCGCCGATCGGGCCTGGAGTGATCTGGCGTACCCGACGCAGCCGGGGGTTGTAGCGCGGCTCGTTGCGTTCGTCGGCCAAGGTGTCGAAGACCACCTCGGGCGGGGCATCGACCGCCTGGGCCCCCTCGATCCGCTCGACGCGGCGCGACTTCCCGCTCACCATGGGCACTTTCTACCCATCCTGCGGGAAACCACACGGGTCCCGAGAGCTATCTCGCATGGACCGGATATCCCCTGAACACCGCCGCTCAGTGAGGCCGCAACCGACTCTTACCGTGAGTCATCTGGCCGGTGACACAATTGAGCTGATGGCGAACCGTGCCGCCACGGGGGGTGAGCAGGTGCGGCAGTCGATACGTTTCGGCCGGATCGCCGGTATCCCGATCGGCAGCCACTGGTCCGTACTAGTGATCATGCTGTTGCTGGTGTGGCTGCTGGCGTTGACGATCCTGCCGGCCAGCGCACCCGGGGAGCCGGCCGGTCTCTACTGGCTGTTGGCGGTGCTGGCGGCGGTGCTGTTCATGGCGGCGCTGCTCGCCCATGAACTCGCCCACGCCCTGGTGGCCCGCCACTACGGCGTACGGGTCCGCGCGATCACGCTGTGGCTGCTCGGCGGCGTCTCCGAGCTGGACGGGCGGGCCCCGCACGCCCGCGGAGACCTATTCATCGCGCTGGCCGGCCCGATCGTGAGCATCGCCGCCGCCGGCGGGTTCGCGGTGCTGGCGGCCGGCGCCTCGCTGATCGGACTCGATCCGCTGGTGGTCGCCGCGCTGGTGTGGCTGGCGATCGTCAATGTCGTCCTCGGAGTCTTCAATATGCTGCCGGCGGCGCCGCTAGATGGCGGCCGGGTGCTGGCGGCGGCGCTGTGGGGCCTGGGTCTGGACCGGGCCGCCGCCCAGCGGGTGGCCGCCCGGGCCGGCATGGTCTTCGGCGCCATCCTGATCGCCGCCGGCCTGGCCCAGGTCATCGTGCTGGCCTGGCTCGGTGGGCTGTGGCTGGCGTTGATCGGCTGGTTCCTGATCACCGCCGCCGGCGCCGAGACCGCCGGCACCCGGCTCCGGGAGACCGTGGGCGACCTGCGGGTGGCGGATGTGATGACCACCCCCGCGGTTGCCGGCTACGCCCACCAGACCCTCGACGACTTCGCCGCCCGGGTGGCCGGCGGCAGCCCACACCGCAGCTACCCGGTGCTCGACATCGGCGGGCGGCTCACCGGGGTGGTGACCCTGGCCCAACTCGGGCGGGTGCCGCCGGCGAGGCGACCCACCACCCGGCTGGCCGATGTCCAGACGCCGCGGGACCGGACCGCGGTGCTCGATCCGCAGACCTCGCTGGTGGACGCGGCACCGCTGCTGCTCGCACCGGGTCACCGGCTCGCCCCGGTCCTCGACCGGGAGCAGCTGGTGGGCGTCGTGTGCAGCGGCGACCTGACCCGGGCGACCGAGTTGGCCTCGCTCGGCGTGCGGCCATCCCGGCAGCAGGACTCACCATCTGCGACCACCGAGGGACGGGCCGAGTGATGGCGAACCCGCCGCCGTGCGTACCGAAGCTCTGGCCCACCGATCAGTTGCCGTAGTGGCACCGAGCGAAGTAAGCGCGGCCGCAGCTGTCGCACCCCTCCTGAAAACTGAGCACATGTCGACCCTCACGGTCCTGGACGCACCCAGCAACCTCGGGCTCCGACCCTCGGCGGCTGGTGAGGCGCCGGGCTGCCGACAGCTCCCGGCTGCCCTGCGCGCACAGGGGCTGCTCGCCCGGCTGGGCGCCACCGACGCCGGGGCGGTGACGCCACCGGACTATCACGACTACGGCTGGCGCCCGGGTGACGGGGTGCGGCACTCCGCCGAGATCGCCGGATACTCGCGGCGGCTCGCCGACCGGCTCGGCAGCCTGCAAGGCAGCGGGCACGTCCCGCTCGTACTCGGAGGTGACTGCAGCATCCTGCTCGGGGTCATGCTGGCCCTGCGGCGCCGCGGCCGGTTCGGGCTGGTCTGTCTCGACGGGCCGGACTTCCGGCACCCTGGCAACTCCCCACATGTCGGCGGAGCCGCCGGGGAGTCACTGGCGCTGGTCACCGGCCGCGGCAGCCCCGACCTCGCGGACATCGACCGGCTGGCGCCCTACCTCCGGGATCAGGACGTAACCCTGATCGGCTGCCGGGACGACGACGAGTTCCGCACCGAGGCCGAGCAGACCTTCCACACCGTGCGCGCCGCCGAGGTCGCGACCGCCGGTCCGGCCGCCGTCGTCCGCGCCGCGCTGGCGCGACTACGCGACCCCGCGCTGGCCGGGTTCTGGGTTCATCTCGACGCGGACGTGCTCGACCCCAGCGTCATGCCCGCAGTGGACACTCCAGAGCCCGGCGGGCTAAACCATGACCAGCT carries:
- a CDS encoding fluoride efflux transporter FluC; amino-acid sequence: MPVDSDVDLRVARQRRELRRAPWSVLAMISLGGGVGGLARYGLGVWAPVEPGAFPWTTFGVNVSGCLLIGALMVLVTEVWGGHRLVRPFLGVGVLGGYTTFSFHMVEAQHLIEEAAVRTAALYLAGTAVAGLLAVAAGMAGTRWVIRRRAGVHPAGIGGRAELVQAVGRQGDA
- a CDS encoding site-2 protease family protein; amino-acid sequence: MANRAATGGEQVRQSIRFGRIAGIPIGSHWSVLVIMLLLVWLLALTILPASAPGEPAGLYWLLAVLAAVLFMAALLAHELAHALVARHYGVRVRAITLWLLGGVSELDGRAPHARGDLFIALAGPIVSIAAAGGFAVLAAGASLIGLDPLVVAALVWLAIVNVVLGVFNMLPAAPLDGGRVLAAALWGLGLDRAAAQRVAARAGMVFGAILIAAGLAQVIVLAWLGGLWLALIGWFLITAAGAETAGTRLRETVGDLRVADVMTTPAVAGYAHQTLDDFAARVAGGSPHRSYPVLDIGGRLTGVVTLAQLGRVPPARRPTTRLADVQTPRDRTAVLDPQTSLVDAAPLLLAPGHRLAPVLDREQLVGVVCSGDLTRATELASLGVRPSRQQDSPSATTEGRAE
- a CDS encoding arginase family protein yields the protein MSTLTVLDAPSNLGLRPSAAGEAPGCRQLPAALRAQGLLARLGATDAGAVTPPDYHDYGWRPGDGVRHSAEIAGYSRRLADRLGSLQGSGHVPLVLGGDCSILLGVMLALRRRGRFGLVCLDGPDFRHPGNSPHVGGAAGESLALVTGRGSPDLADIDRLAPYLRDQDVTLIGCRDDDEFRTEAEQTFHTVRAAEVATAGPAAVVRAALARLRDPALAGFWVHLDADVLDPSVMPAVDTPEPGGLNHDQLRALLTPLLAAPGWVGLDVTIYDPTRDPDGTAGVALTETLVTALGS
- a CDS encoding MFS transporter yields the protein MSAPVTSTATADPTLPPLRRDARLFGWVTSHGLSSLGDTMIMVGLVYTAAQVAPPAQVGLVSAAAVLPQAVLGLLGGALVDRTEARRVMVAANLLLLLVMLGGLAVLLTTGASIWLLLAVALGAGTAMSMYNPATFAFPRQLRQVSEMGQVAGVRQLADRAAGIGGPPLAGLLVAALGLAGVLAAEAFLVAMVAVLLLLIRPRWPRERAGGANMWSDIRSGLAYIGRTPRVRGLLIAVAGLNVFAAPVTAVGLALRATDEGWGAGGLGVLLGSIGAAAALATVGMLRWRPRRPVLVALVALLGQAVGLVVVGFAPFPVALAATITVGLTAGVASPLLAGAVQAIVEESYLARVGSVIGLTDSAAVPLSVAGFGVLAGTASVAVACAVCGGGLILQLAYSLTRRELRQTSFATV
- a CDS encoding ArsR/SmtB family transcription factor, whose product is MVDGERPRERRRIDDPAALRALAHPLRQRLWRLLMQRGPATVGTLASHTDCDPGQVSYHLRELATGGWVVRAPELNRDRRESWWRAVMESTDWDPDLFDDPADRAIAEQLSHQLVGGDLQRLRRHLETGDQQDPAWREASSITRSFLSLTPEEARAAQAELNAVLGRWAERSADPPAAGGERRPFLILLYAFPDDPAAAGPAAPR
- a CDS encoding dienelactone hydrolase family protein → MVSGKSRRVERIEGAQAVDAPPEVVFDTLADERNEPRYNPRLRRVRQITPGPIGAGTRFEADLATRPTRTMTIELTDYQRPVRLGSRTHAPGLDVVGELRIEPSPDGTVLHWSWDLIPRGPLMLVRPLLRRLGQRQERQTWQRFRDYLEQQPATARSSYVVVPSPTGRMPAYLSRPVGAGPWPGVIIVHDAAGMSPDLRAQARWLSSEGFLALAPDLFHWGGAGRCLRAFIRDALARDGTAFQQLAAARTRLADEPACTGRIGVIGFCLGGGFALLLAPRPGYSAAAINYGTVPSDAATLLRGACPIVASYGGRDWTPGARGAAGRLDQALTSAGVEHDVMEYPAAGHGFLNDHRDPVARVMRVVGIGYDESSAAAARPRIAAFLRRHLSGGC
- a CDS encoding TetR/AcrR family transcriptional regulator, with protein sequence MLNARKTPRQKRSRETVAVIIEAAAQVFQREGYAATTTNKIAERAGVSIGSLYQYFPDKDALLVTLAEQELAAATEVIEGLLAQLGAAGTSGAELLRELVYATAASHIEQPRLHQLLFDEAPRLPALVTRFRLTERRLAKALAPHLERSGEATADRELAALLAIQGIAAQLHGAVLDPPEGYTWRDCVEQIITMWSRALQLGEAQSEPRHPGPIPPAQRSG
- a CDS encoding fluoride efflux transporter FluC, which translates into the protein MTAATWLLVLAGSMLGAPARYLADRWVQSWFDSAFPWGTWAVNVVGSAILGFVAAGAIAGAVPGLVMAGVGFGFCGALTTYSTFGYETMRLLETGSWLYAILNVVASVAAGLGAAFGAGALAIVLWG